A single Tamandua tetradactyla isolate mTamTet1 chromosome X, mTamTet1.pri, whole genome shotgun sequence DNA region contains:
- the HCFC1 gene encoding host cell factor 1 isoform X2, with protein MASAVSPANSPAVLLQPRWKRVVGWSGPVPRPRHGHRAVAIKELIVVFGGGNEGIVDELHVYNTATNQWFIPAVRGDIPPGCAAYGFVCDGTRLLVFGGMVEYGKYSNDLYELQASRWEWKRLKAKTPKNGPPPCPRLGHSFSLVGNKCYLFGGLANDSEDPKNNIPRYLNDLYILELRPGSGVVAWDIPITYGVLPPPRESHTAVVYTEKDNKKSKLVIYGGMSGCRLGDLWTLDIETLTWNKPSLSGVAPLPRSLHSATTIGNKMYVFGGWVPLVMDDVKVATHEKEWKCTNTLACLNLDSMAWETILMDTLEDNIPRARAGHCAVAINTRLYIWSGRDGYRKAWNNQVCCKDLWYLETEKPPAPSRVQLVRANTNSLEVSWGAVATADSYLLQLQKYDIPATAATATSPTPNPVPSVPANPPKSPAPAAAAPAVQPLAQVGITLLPQAAAATPPTTTTIQVLPTVPGSSISVPTAARTQGVPAVLKVTGPQATAGTPLVTMRPASQAGKAPVTVTSLPAGVRMVVPTQSAQGTVIGSSPQMSGMAALAAAAAATQKIPPSSAPTVLSVPAGTTIVKTVAVTPGATTLPATVKVASSPVMVSNPATRMLKTAAAQVGTSVSSAANTSTRPIITVHKSGTVTVAQQAQVVTTVVGGVTKTITLVKSPISVPGGSALISNLGKVMSVVQTKPVQTSAVTGQASTGPVTQIIQTKGPLPAGTILKLVTSADGKPTTIITTTQASGAGTKPTILGISSVSPSTTKPGTTTIIKTIPMSAIITQAGATGVTSSPGIKSPITIITTKVMTSGTGAPAKIITAVPKIATGHGQQGVTQVVLKGAPGQPGTILRTVPMGGVRLVTPVTVSAVKPAVTTLVVKGTTGVTTLGTVTGTVSTSLAGAGGHSTSASLATPITTLGTIATLSSQVINPTAITVSAAQTTLTAAGGLTTPTITMQPVSQPTQVTLITAPSGVEAQPVHDLPVSILASPTTEQPTATVTIADSGQGDGQPGTVTLVCSNPPCETHETGTTNTATTTVVANLGGHPQPTQVQFVCDRSEAAASLVSSTVGQQNGSVVRVCSNPPCETHETGTTNTATTAMSNMAGQTVCSNPPCETHETGTTSTATTAMSHMGTGPPVPASQQHESRHRCAAASTPAMVRVKTPCQTHQTSSTSTTMTVMAGGLPCLATPLIEPDPALEAGGSYAILGGKVGPSGPGSKDNPVVGLGQLVPLGRPLETHHTHATVASSTVGTGEPGEVWGGARPVCESHEASLTSTAVTAMALEVLLCPSAPVTQVCSNPPCETHETGTTHTATTSPAGSMQRVCSNPPCETHETGTTHTATTATSNVGAGQPESGQQGPTSRPCETQQTTSTGTTMTVSVGALLPDDSTSRRALGAGLDVAAPGTVAAQASPALLAPFPTQRVCSNPPCETHETGTTHTATTVTSNMSSNQEPPPAASDQGEAQSTQGDNGNIPSSSAVTTTVSSTLTRAVTTVTQSTPVPGPSVPPPEELQVSPGPRQQLPPRQLLQSTSAPLLGEPTEVLSTSQAPELQAAVDLSSTGDPSSGQEPTSSAVVATVVVQPPPPPQAEVEQLSLPQELMAEAQAGTATLMVTGLTPEELAVTAAAEAAAQAAATEEAQALAIQAVLQAAQQAVMGTGEPMDTSEAAATVTQAELGHLSAEGQEGQPTTIPIVLTQQELAALVQQQQQLQEAQAQAQAQAQHHHLPTEALAPADSLNDPTIEGNCLNELPGAVPTTVALLPSTATESLAPSNTFVAPQPVVVASPAKLQAAATLTEVANGIESIGVKPDLPPPPSKAPVKKENQWFDVGVIKGTNVMVTHYFLPPDDAAQSDDDSGTVPDYNQLKKQELQPGTAYKFRVAGINACGRGPFSEISAFKTCLPGFPGAPCAIKISKSPDGAHLTWEPPSVTSGKIIEYSVYLAIQSSQAGNEPKSSTPAQLAFMRVYCGPSPSCLVQSSSLSNAHIDYTTKPAIIFRIAARNEKGYGPATQVRWLQETSKDSSGTKPASKRPMSSPEMKSAPKKSKADGQ; from the exons ATGGCTTCGGCCGTGTCGCCCGCCAACTCGCCAGCGGTGCTCCTGCAGCCCCGCTGGAAGCGAGTAGTTGGCTGGTCGGGTCCGGTACCGCGACCCCGCCACGGCCACCGCGCCGTGGCCATCAAGGAGCTCATCGTGGTGTTTGGCGGCGGCAACGAAGGGATAGTGGACGAACTGCACGTGTACAACACGG CAACCAACCAGTGGTTCATCCCAGCCGTCCGAGGAGACATCCCCCCAGGCTGCGCAGCCTATGGCTTTGTGTGCGATGGAACTCGCTTATTAGTGTTTGGCGGAATGGTGGAGTACGGGAAATACAGCAACGACCTCTATGAACTTCAG GCAAGTCGTTGGGAGTGGAAGAGGCTCAAAGCAAAGACACCCAAAAATGGGCCCCCACCATGTCCTCGACTCGGGCATAGCTTCTCCCTTGTGGGCAACAAGTGCTACCTGTTTGGAGGTCTGGCCAATGATAGTGAGGACCCCAAGAATAACATTCCGCG GTACCTGAATGACTTATACATCCTGGAATTGCGACCAGGCTCTGGAGTGGTGGCCTGGGACATCCCTATCACTTATGGAGTCCTGCCCCCGCCCCGGGAGTCACACACTGCTGTTGTCTACACTGAGAAAGACAACAAGAAATCCAAGCTGGTGATCTACGGTGGGATGAGTGGCTGCAGGCTGGGGGACCTCTGGACCCTTGATATTg AGACCCTGACATGGAATAAGCCCAGCCTCAGTGGGGTGGCCCCGCTTCCTCGGAGTCTTCACTCAGCCACAACCATAGGAAACAA AATGTATGTGTTTGGGGGCTGGGTGCCTCTCGTCATGGATGACGTCAAAGTGGCCACACACGAGAAGGAGTGGAAGTGCACCAACACCCTGGCTTGCCTCAACCTGG ATTCTATGGCCTGGGAGACCATCCTGATGGACACACTGGAGGACAATATCCCCCGGGCTCGAGCCGGCCACTGTGCTGTGGCAATCAATACTCGCCTGTACATTTGGAGCGGGCGTGATGGCTACAGAAAAGCCTGGAACAACCAGGTCTGCTGCAAGGACCTCTGGTACCTTGAGACAG AAAAGCCACCAGCCCCATCCCGGGTCCAGCTGGTCCGCGCCAACACCAACTCCCTGGAGGTGAGCTGGGGGGCAGTGGCAACAGCCGACAGTTACCTTCTGCAGCTCCAGAAATATGACATTCCTGCCACTGCTGCTACTGCCACCTCCCCCACACCCAACCCGGTCCCGTCTGTGCCTGCCAACCCTCCTAAGAGCCCCGCCCCTGCAGCGGCGGCCCCTGCCGTACAGCCACTGGCCCAAGTGGGCATCACGCTCCTGCCCCAGGCTGCTGCCGCCacgccccccaccaccaccaccatccaggTCTTGCCGACAGTGCCTGGCAGTTCCATTTCTGTGCCCACCGCAGCTAGGACTCAAG GTGTCCCTGCTGTTCTCAAAGTGACTGGTCCTCAGGCTACTGCAGGAACCCCGTTGGTCACTATGCGACCTGCCAGCCAGGCTGGGAAAGCCCCCGTCACTGTGACCTCCCTGCCTGCGGGGGTGCGAATGGTTGTGCCAACCCAGAGTGCCCAGGGGACG GTGATTGGCAGCAGCCCTCAGATGAGTGGGATGGCTGCactggcggcggcggcggcagccaCACAGAAGATCCCTCCTTCCTCAGCCCCCACGGTGCTGAGTGTGCCGGCGGGCACCACCATTGTCAAAACCGTGGCAGTGACACCCGGCGCCACCACACTCCCGGCTACAGTTAAGGTGGCCTCCTCTCCGGTCATG GTGAGCAACCCAGCCACACGCATGCTCAAGACCGCGGCTGCCCAGGTGGGCACGTCTGTCTCCTCAGCTGCCAACACATCCACGCGTCCCATCATCACGGTGCACAAGTCGGGGACGGTGACGGTTGCCCAGCAGGCCCAGGTGGTGACCACCGTGGTGGGCGGAGTCACCAAGACCATCACCCTGGTGAAGAGCCCCATCTCGGTCCCGGGAGGCAGCGCTCTG ATTTCCAATCTTGGCAAAGTGATGTCAGTGGTGCAGACCAAACCAGTTCAGACCTCAGCAGTCACGGGCCAGGCTTCAACGGGCCCCGTGACTCAGATAATCCAG ACGAAAGGTCCCCTGCCCGCCGGAACCATCCTGAAGCTGGTGACCTCAGCAGATGGCAAGCCCaccactatcatcaccaccacgCAGGCCAGTGGGGCGGGGACCAAGCCTACCATCCTGGGCATCAGCAGCGTCTCCCCCAGCACCACCAAACCCggcaccaccaccatcatcaagACCATCCCCATGTCGGCCATCATCACCCAGGCGGGTGCTACGG GTGTAACCAGCAGTCCTGGTATCAAGTCACCCATCACCATTATTACCACCAAGGTCATGACTTCAGGAACTGGGGCCCCTGCCAAGATCATCACCGCTGTCCCCAAAATTGCCACTGGCCACGGGCAGCAAGGAGTGACTCAG GTGGTGCTGAAGGGGGCCCCCGGGCAGCCAGGTACCATCCTCCGCACTGTGCCCATGGGGGGTGTTCGCTTGGTCACCCCCGTCACCGTCTCTGCCGTCAAGCCAGCTGTCACCACGTTGGTTGTGAAGGGTACCACAG GCGTCACAACCCTGGGCACTGTGACTGGGACTGTTTCCACCAGCCTCGCTGGAGCAGGGGGGCACAGCACTAGCGCCTCCCTGGCCACACCTATCACCACCCTGGGGACCATTGCCACCCTCTCCAGCCAAGTGATCAACCCCACTGCCATCACTGTCTCGGCCGCCCAGACCACGCTGACCGCAGCTGGCGGGCTCACCACCCCCACCATCACCATGCAG CCTGTCTCCCAGCCTACCCAGGTGACTCTGATCACGGCGCCGAGTGGGGTGGAGGCCCAGCCTGTGCACGATCTCCCTGTGTCCATTCTGGCCTCGCCCACGACGGAACAGCCCACAGCCACAGTCACAATTGCCGACTCGGGCCAGGGTGACGGGCAGCCCGGCACCGTAACGCTGGTCTGCTCCAACCCACCCTGCGAGACCCACGAGACGGGCACCACCAACACGGCCACCACCACCGTCGTGGCCAATCTGGGCGGGCACCCTCAGCCCACCCAAGTCCAGTTTGTGTGTGACAGATCGGAGGCAGCTGCCTCTCTTGTGAGCTCCACGGTGGGGCAGCAGAATGGCAGCGTGGTTCGGGTCTGCTCCAACCCACCCTGCGAGACTCACGAGACAGGCACCACCAACACGGCCACCACCGCCATGTCCAACATGGCCGGCCAGACCGTCTGCTCCAACCCACCATGCGAGACCCACGAAACAGGTACCACCAGCACCGCCACCACCGCCATGTCCCACATGGGCACTGGCCCACCAGTGCCTGCCAGCCAGCAGCATGAGAGCCGCCACCGGTGCGCTGCAGCCAGCACCCCTGCCATGGTTCGGGTCAAGACCCCATGTCAAACCCACCAGACCAGCTCTACCAGCACCACCATGACTGTGATGGCTGGAGGGCTGCCGTGCTTGGCCACCCCCCTCATTGAGCCAGACCCGGCTTTGGAGGCCGGCGGCAGCTATGCCATTCTGGGTGGGAAGGTGGGGCCGAGTGGCCCTGGCAGCAAGGACAACCCCGTTGTCGGCCTTGGCCAGCTGGTACCCCTGGGGCGGCCACTGGAGACACACCATACCCATGCAACCGTGGCCAGCTCCACTGTGGGCACAGGAGAGCCTGGCGAGGTGTGGGGGGGGGCCAGGCCCGTGTGTGAGAGTCACGAGGCCAGCTTGACGAGCACTGCTGTGACAGCGATGGCCCTGGAGGTGCTGCTCTGCCCCTCGGCCCCCGTGACCCAGGTCTGCTCCAACCCGCCCTGTGAGACCCACGAGACAGGTACCACCCACACGGCCACCACCTCGCCCGCCGGCAGCATGCAGCGGGTCTGCTCCAACCCTCCCTGTGAGACCCATGAGACCGGCACCACCCACACGGCCACCACTGCCACCTCAAATGTGGGTGCAGGCCAGCCCGAGAGCGGCCAGCAGGGCCCCACCAGCCGGCCCTGTGAGACCCAGCAGACCACCTCCACCGGCACCACCATGACTGTCAGTGTGGGTGCCTTGCTTCCCGACGACAGCACCTCCCGCAGGGCCCTGGGGGCTGGCTTGGATGTGGCAGCCCCAGGCACCGTTGCTGCCCAGGCCAGCCCGGCCTTGCTGGCTCCCTTCCCAACCCAGCGGGTCTGCTCCAACCCTCCCTGTGAGACCCACGAGACAGGCACCACCCACACGGCCACTACTGTCACCTCAAACATGAGCTCAAACCAAG AGCCCCCACCAGCCGCCAGCGATCAGGGAGAGGCCCAGAGCACCCAGGGAGACAACGGGAACATCCCTAGTTCCAGTGCTGTGACGACGACCGTGTCCTCCACGCTGACGCGAGCAGTGACCACCGTGACCCAGTCCACGCCAGTGCCAGGCCCCTCTGTCCCG CCCCCAGAGGAGCTCCAGGTCTCACCCGGGCCTCGCCAGCAGCTGCCCCCACGGCAGCTCCTGCAGTCCACCTCTGCGCCTCTGCTGGGGGAGCCCACTGAGGTCCTTTCAACCTCCCAGGCCCCTGAGCTCCAGGCAGCTGTGGATCTGAGCAGCACCGGGGACCCGTCTTCAGGCCAGGAACCCACCAGCTCGGCAGTAGTGGCCACCGTGGTGGtccagccacccccacccccgcaggcTGAGGTTGAGCAGTTATCGCTGCCACAGGAGCTGATGGCTGAGGCCCAGGCGGGCACTGCCACCCTCATGGTAACGGGGCTCACCCCTGAGGAGCTGGCGGTGACTGCTGCGGCTGAGGCAGCCGCCCAGGCTGCAGCTACAGAGGAAGCCCAGGCACTGGCCATCCAGGCCGTGCTCCAGGCTGCCCAGCAAGCTGTCATGG GCACTGGGGAGCCCATGGACACGTCCGAAGCGGCAGCCACTGTGACCCAGGCAGAGCTGGGTCACCTGTCGGCCGAGGGCCAGGAGGGCCAGCCCACCACAATCCCCATCGTGCTGACCCAGCAGGAGCTGGCTGCCCTggttcagcagcagcagcagctgcaagAGGCTCAGGCCCAGGCTCAAGCTCAGGCCCAGCACCACCATCTCCCCACCGAGGCCCTGGCTCCTGCCGACAGCCTCAACGACCCGACCATCGAGGGCAACTGCCTCAATGAGCTGCCCGGCGCCGTCCCCACCACCGTGGCCCTGCTGCCCTCCACAGCTACAGAGA GTTTGGCTCCATCTAACACGTTTGTGGCCCCCCAGCCGGTGGTGGTTGCCAGCCCAGCGAAGTTGCAGGCTGCAGCCACCCTGACAGAAGTAGCCAATGGCATCGAGTCCATAGGGGTG AAGCCTGacctgccacccccacccagcaAAGCCCCTGTGAAGAAGGAGAACCAGTGGTTTGACGTGGGCGTCATCAAGGGCACCAACGTAATGGTGACACACTATTTCCTGCCACCAGATGATGCCGCCCAATCTGAC GATGACTCCGGGACTGTCCCAGACTACAACCAGCTGAAGAAGCAAGAGCTGCAGCCGGGCACAGCCTATAAGTTCCGCGTGGCTGGAATCAATGCCTGTGGCCGGGGACCCTTCAGTGAGATTTCAGCCTTTAAGACGTGCCTGCCTGGCTTCCCAGGGGCGCCTTGTGCCATCAAAATCAGCAAA AGTCCAGACGGGGCCCACCTCACCTGGGAGCCACCCTCTGTGACCTCCGGCAAGATCATTGAGTACTCGGTCTACCTGGCCATCCAGAGCTCGCAGGCGGGCAATGAGCCCAAGAGCTCAACCCCAGCCCAGCTGGCCTTCATGCGGGTGTACTGTGGGCCCAGTCCCTCCTGCCTAGTGCAGTCGTCCAGCCTGTCCAACGCCCACATCGACTACACCACCAAACCCGCCATCATTTTCCGCATCGCAGCCCGCAACGAGAAGGGCTACGGCCCTGCCACACAAGTCAGGTGGCTGCAAG